ACCTGTTACCATCTGATATGCTATGTAATTTTTGTTGGCTTATATTCTATCTTCAAAATGGGATCTTAGGAGCTTTTGTTGTCAGCAAACTACATTCCCTGCATAGACAGTACTTGGGACATTGTCACTATTCAACTTACATTTTTCAGATGCATGAAAGAATTTCTCACTAAAACTCTGAATATGTGACATCTTGGGGAAAACACTGACCCTTAGACAAGTCTGCTAATTAGAGATGACACAGGAGTTTACCTAGTGAagtgtgaaatttgctcagtcgtgtccaactctttgagaccgcatggactatacagtccatggaattctccaggccagaatactggagtgggtagcctttcccttctccaggggttcttccaaacccagggatccaacccaggtctcccacattgcaggcagattctttacaagctgagtcacacgggaagcccaagaatactgaagtgggtagggGTTTACCTAAAGTACACAAAATCTGTGAACAAAATATTGACATTAACATCTTTATGGGAAAATATAGAAGATAGCAATTCAATCATGTGAGTAATGCCCATTTGTGTGAAAATAGTCATGTAATTTTCCCCTTTCCTGGTAGTCAAACCACCAAATGGAACCGAAGAACCTAACAGGGGTTTCAGAATTTCACCTTCTGGGATTCTCAGAGGTACCAGAACTGCAACCTCTCATATTTGGACTTTTTCTCTCCATGTACCTGATCACTGTGTTtggaaacctgctcatcatcctggctGTCAGCTcagactcccacctccacacccccatgtacttcttcctctccaacctgtcGTTTGTAGACATCTGtttcacctccaccaccatcccaAAGATGCTGTGGAACATCCAGACCCAGAGCAAAGTCATAACATTTGAAGGCTGCATTACCCAGGTGTATTTTTTCACACTCTTTGTAGTACTGGACATTTTACTGCTGACCATCATGGCCTATGACCGATTTGTGGCCATCTGTCACCCCCTGCACTACACAGTCATCATGAACCCCCGGCTCTGCCAACTGTTGGTGCTGGTGTCCTGGATCATCGGTGTCCTTCATTCCTTGTTAGAAAGCTTAACGGTGTTGAAACTGTCCTTCTGTACAGTCTTAGAAATTCCccactttttctgtgaactcAATCAGATGATACAACTTGCTAGTTCTGACCCCTTTCTCAATAACATACTGATATATTTTGCAGCTGTCCTGTTGGTTGGTGGTCCC
This genomic window from Cervus canadensis isolate Bull #8, Minnesota chromosome 4, ASM1932006v1, whole genome shotgun sequence contains:
- the LOC122440638 gene encoding olfactory receptor 7A17-like, which translates into the protein MEPKNLTGVSEFHLLGFSEVPELQPLIFGLFLSMYLITVFGNLLIILAVSSDSHLHTPMYFFLSNLSFVDICFTSTTIPKMLWNIQTQSKVITFEGCITQVYFFTLFVVLDILLLTIMAYDRFVAICHPLHYTVIMNPRLCQLLVLVSWIIGVLHSLLESLTVLKLSFCTVLEIPHFFCELNQMIQLASSDPFLNNILIYFAAVLLVGGPLSGILYSYYKILSSIRGISSVQGKYKAFSTCASHLSVVSLFYCTGLGVYLSSAGTHSLHSSATASVMYTVVTPMLNPFIYSLRNKDLKRGLKILFEEVTLKCHFVLGLKKCP